Below is a genomic region from Gemmatimonadota bacterium.
CGCGGGCCGACATCTTCGACTACATCGAGCGCTTCTACAATCCCACCCGGAGGCACTCGACCCTCGGCAACAAGAGCCCGATCAACTTCGAGCGGGCGGCAGTAGCTTAACTCCCTGTCTACCGAACCCAGTGCATCTCAAACATCCATCACACCCAGTGCAAGCATCCAATACAGCGTCCGCATGGGAGCGGACTTGGCGTTGGTGGACAGATAGACGATGTCGGTACGGTAGAGCAGCCAAATCTCCACCGCGAGAATGAACATGTACGTCGTGTAGATAAACCCGAATCCCGCCATCGCCGACGTCAGATTGGGGGTAAACATGATGTTCAGCGCTCGCTCTGGGTGCCCGAGGTGCGTGAGCAAGGGGAGTGTAGCAAAGAGCAGGAAGGCCAGTGCCATGAGCATCGCAAAGCGACTGACCGGCTTCAGTTCCTCCTTTCCGAACACATGGTACAGCGAGGAGATAATAAACGCGCCGGCGACGATGCCCGTGATATATGGATACAGCACGATCATCGTCGTCCAATAGATGTGCGCCTGATTCGGCAGCACGTAGCCTTCGGTGATGTAGTGATGCATAGCTAGATCACATCCGAGTCGAGGCCGATGTAACGCGTGCGCGGATTGGTTCCGAGATACGACTTGAGCACTTGCACGCGGTTCGTGGCGAGAATCCGGCTGATCTCACTGTTCGGATCGTTTACATTGCCAAAGATGCGCGCTTCAGCGGGGCAGCACTCCACACAGGCCGGCTTGAGCCCCTTCGTTATGCGGTGATAGCACCAGGTGCACTTGTCGGCCGTGTTGGTCTCTGGGTTGAGAAAGCGCGACCCAAAGGGACAGGCCTGCACGCAGTACCCGCATCCCACGCAGCGCTGCGGATCCACAAGCACCACGCCCTCGGGTGTCTTGTACGACGCGCCGACCGGACACACCTGTATGCACGGAGTGTCGATGCAGTGATTGCACAGCTTCGGAACAAAGAACCCGCGGGAGGGCAGTTGGCCAATCTCTGCCGGTTGGTTGCGATCCGGAGCGTCGTCGGGGAAGCCGTTCTCACCGCCTTTGGGGGAGTTCACGACGACTTCGCCGTTCGGGTAGAACGTGTACTCCTCCACCCACGTGCGGCAAAATCCGTCCGGGACGTTGTTCTCCGCCTTGCAGGCGCGAACGCACGAGCCGCAGCCGATGCATTTGGTGGTGTCCACCACGAAGCCGTAGATCACCTCGGGCGCACGCTTCTTGCGTTTGGCAGGCGTTGTGCCAGGGGTGGCATCCTGCGGCAGACGCATCAACGCTGTGGTGACGAAGAGTCCGCCGAATACAAAGGTTTGGGCGCCCGTCGTAGCGACTTTCTCGAGAAAGGAGCGGCGGGTCAGGTCGCCGTCGCTCAACGGTTGTGTCATTTGACCACCGTCGTGTGTGGATTGTGGCAGTCGGTGCACTTGGACGCGGCCGTATATTTGCCGCCGGTCTCGATGATGTGCCGCTCGACGTTCTTGATGCTCTTGAGCGTGCTGGGCCGCTCAAATGTTTTGAGGTGACACCACTCGCACTCTTGCATGCCGCTGGTGACGCGGAGTGCTTTGGGATTCTTTTTGATTACGTCTGGATAGGCGTCCACGGAGTCTTCGCTCATGACTTTCACGTGGAGCAGGCCAGGGCCGTGGCAGTTCTCGCACTGCGGCGTATGATGCTTGCCTTTGGCCCAGGCGTCATTGATTTTGGCGTGGCAGTCGGAGCAGGCTTCGCTGCCGAGGTGGCGCGGTTCGCGCTTGGCGGCTTCAGGAATCGCGGAAGCCCGGAAGGGCCCTTGCGTACCAAAGTCTTTGGGCACCACTTGCGCGCGGGCGCCGAGAAACGCGATCACGACGATCGCGACGAGTCCGAAGAGTCGAACAAAGTGTCGTGCGTGCCCCATGAACTGCCCCTGGCAGAAAGGTGGCCGCAATTTGGCAGATCAGGGAAAAGCGACGGCGATGGAGCCAGTGACTCCATCGCCGCCTCTCCCCGATTACCACATCAGAACGTCGGTCGCCCAGTTTCGAGCGGGAGTGCCGACGGGTGCCAGCTGACCGTGAACGTCAGCCAGTTTGCGGTATACGGGTTGTAGTTGTTTCCGAGGAAGTGGTACTGACCGGTGTTGGTGCCAGAGGTGGCGCCAATGTTGCCGGGCAGGTTCCCCGAGAAGTTCGTGGCCACGGGACCACCGGCAAGCGTCGTCGTCGTAAAGACCGGCGCCAACGTGCGGAAGTCGTTCTGCTTGTAGGTCTCACCCTGATAGCGCAGCGTGAACGCCCAGTTCTCATCCATCCGGTAACGGAGGGCGAGGGCCATCGGCTGGAGCTTCTGGGTAACCTCCGGCCAATCCTCGGCCGTGGCAGTCAGGTTCTGCGCGGCCGTGCCACCCGTGGGTGCCGCCGCATTGCGGTTGTACACCCAGAAGTGTCCTTCCGTGCTCGACGCGCTGGCGGTCATGTCCAACACGTCCGGAATCAACACCGCGTTGACGCTGACGAACGACGTCGTGCTCTTGTCGCTGTTCGTGTTCGTCCACTTGTACGTGGGGTTGTCATACGTGGCAGAGCCCACCGCGCCCGTGCGGAGGCGCATGTTCAGGATGTTGTCGATGTTTTCATTGGAGTATCCCACGCTCACGCCGACGCGTTTGTTGGGGGTCCAGTCGACATCCACGCCCGTCATCGTGCTCTTGTCGCTCGCCGTGCCGTACTGCGCGCCGGGGAACTGATCGTCACCCGTCTGGTAGGTGAGCGCAACCGTAAGCTCGTCAATCGGTGTCACCGTCGCCAAGAAGTTGAGGCGCTTGCGGTCACGGTTGGAGATGTCGAAGCGGCGAAAGCCCAGGATTTCCGTGCCGGATTCCGTATACCACCCGTACCGGCGCTCGCCAGCCGAGTAGCTCGCGTGCAGCGAGATCCAATCCAAACCGTTGTAGTCAAGGCTGATGCGCGGTGTTTTTTCACGCGTTGTCTGCGCATTGCGCTCTTCCACGCTCCGGTTCCAGTCTTCCACCGAGTACCCAACGGCCAACGCGAGCGACCGTACCAACTCGTACGTGGCGCTCACTTCCGTGTTGATCTTGTTGTACGGCACGACTTCGGTGTACAGCGAGTCTCCGAGCGCAATGCTGCGATCGCTCACGACCATCGCCTTGATATGGAACTGGGCGGTGGAGTTGTCGTAGCTGTGGTTCCGGTACCGTGCCGCCAACGTCAGGCCCGCAAACGGCCGGCTCGTCGCCGAGAAGTTGACGGTGGACTGCTTCACCTTGCCGTCGAGGCTCGCTCGGGCGTTCGAGACCAAGCCATAGTTCACGTTGGACTTCAACGAGTCGTTGTTGGTCTGGGCAAAGAACGGATCGTTCTGGTACTGCCAGCTCCCCGACACCGACCCCGTGACGCGCGTTTTGTACGGGAGCGAGATAGCACCCACGATCGTGGCCGCATGCGCCGTGTTGTCTGGCGCAAGTGATACGAGTGAGCTGGCCGCGCCGAGGGTCGGCGAACTCAGGGCCTGCATCGGGTTGTCTACCATCACCGACTTCACCGCGTTCTGGAACCGCGAGTAGTCGTATGAGACGGTGAACTGATAGCTCTTGATCACCTTGCCGAGGATGCCGTCTGGCCCCTTGGCAGAGGTGAACGACTGCGCGAGGCGAATGTCGCTCGTGGTCTGGTCAATTGGCGAAACAAACTCGCGCTGCGGCCCGCTGGAGCCATTGAAGCTGATCGATTGCGGGATGCCGCCCTTCTTGGCCGTGTGGATGTACTCAGCCTTGAAGTCGAGAGCGGACGTCGGCGTAATTCCAAGCGACATCTTCATGGGATCCCACACCGAGCGGACGTTCCCGATGTACGGCGCATTGCGCCACGCGGTCGAATCGGGACGCGGGACCGGCAGGGTATTGAAGCCGGGGACAACGTTCT
It encodes:
- the nrfD gene encoding polysulfide reductase NrfD, which encodes MHHYITEGYVLPNQAHIYWTTMIVLYPYITGIVAGAFIISSLYHVFGKEELKPVSRFAMLMALAFLLFATLPLLTHLGHPERALNIMFTPNLTSAMAGFGFIYTTYMFILAVEIWLLYRTDIVYLSTNAKSAPMRTLYWMLALGVMDV
- a CDS encoding 4Fe-4S dicluster domain-containing protein; translated protein: MTQPLSDGDLTRRSFLEKVATTGAQTFVFGGLFVTTALMRLPQDATPGTTPAKRKKRAPEVIYGFVVDTTKCIGCGSCVRACKAENNVPDGFCRTWVEEYTFYPNGEVVVNSPKGGENGFPDDAPDRNQPAEIGQLPSRGFFVPKLCNHCIDTPCIQVCPVGASYKTPEGVVLVDPQRCVGCGYCVQACPFGSRFLNPETNTADKCTWCYHRITKGLKPACVECCPAEARIFGNVNDPNSEISRILATNRVQVLKSYLGTNPRTRYIGLDSDVI
- a CDS encoding MtrB/PioB family outer membrane beta-barrel protein; the encoded protein is MRHFQTLTACVVACGVVLGIPSTGSGQASPKSGSVSAAAEVGVRTFTTEPSALDRGKFEEYRSLPAGMLLERLKLIYTPADSFGTYQLTYRRPGDTDQNLWLQAKRPGLYDFDLSWSRFQHLYSSDARSPGAENVVPGFNTLPVPRPDSTAWRNAPYIGNVRSVWDPMKMSLGITPTSALDFKAEYIHTAKKGGIPQSISFNGSSGPQREFVSPIDQTTSDIRLAQSFTSAKGPDGILGKVIKSYQFTVSYDYSRFQNAVKSVMVDNPMQALSSPTLGAASSLVSLAPDNTAHAATIVGAISLPYKTRVTGSVSGSWQYQNDPFFAQTNNDSLKSNVNYGLVSNARASLDGKVKQSTVNFSATSRPFAGLTLAARYRNHSYDNSTAQFHIKAMVVSDRSIALGDSLYTEVVPYNKINTEVSATYELVRSLALAVGYSVEDWNRSVEERNAQTTREKTPRISLDYNGLDWISLHASYSAGERRYGWYTESGTEILGFRRFDISNRDRKRLNFLATVTPIDELTVALTYQTGDDQFPGAQYGTASDKSTMTGVDVDWTPNKRVGVSVGYSNENIDNILNMRLRTGAVGSATYDNPTYKWTNTNSDKSTTSFVSVNAVLIPDVLDMTASASSTEGHFWVYNRNAAAPTGGTAAQNLTATAEDWPEVTQKLQPMALALRYRMDENWAFTLRYQGETYKQNDFRTLAPVFTTTTLAGGPVATNFSGNLPGNIGATSGTNTGQYHFLGNNYNPYTANWLTFTVSWHPSALPLETGRPTF